One stretch of Glycine soja cultivar W05 chromosome 7, ASM419377v2, whole genome shotgun sequence DNA includes these proteins:
- the LOC114418275 gene encoding transcription factor MYC2-like encodes MEDLIISPSSSSSLVSLPHENPTPTPTLLQKLQFLLQSQPDWWVYAIFWQASHDDNGNLYLSFGEGHFQGTKETSPKSLTIPTKKFMRAPTNDTNNINDAEWFYVVSLTRTFAVNNNASSSSSSLPGKSFALGSVLWLNNMHELQFYNCERSNEAQVHGIETLICIPTQNGVVEMGSYDTIKQNWNLVQHVKSLFITPPDPVPVEILDDHTISFADIGIVAGVQETKKRRINQTQTQKPPRKNDNYVNSEHSDSDCPTLPTATTPTTSEPKKRGRKPILGRETPVNHVEAERQRREKLNHRFYALRAVVPNVSRMDKASLLSDAVAYISELKAKIEYLESQQPRDSSKKVKTEMTDTLDNHSTTTISTVVDQSGPEPRLGPSPLGLEVDVKIVGPDAMVRVQSENVNHPGARLMGALRDLEFQVHHASMSCVNDLMLQDVVVKLPNGMRSEEGLKSAILMRLDQ; translated from the coding sequence ATGGAGGATTTAATCATATCTCCTTCTTCGTCTTCCTCTTTGGTCTCTCTACCCCATGAAAACCCAACACCAACACCAACCCTTCTACAAAAACTCCAATTCCTCCTCCAAAGCCAACCCGATTGGTGGGTCTACGCCATTTTCTGGCAAGCCTCACACGACGACAATGGCAACCTCTACTTATCCTTCGGAGAGGGCCATTTCCAAGGCACCAAAGAAACTTCCCCAAAGTCACTAACCATTCCCACAAAGAAGTTCATGAGAGCCCCCACAAACGACACCAACAACATCAACGACGCCGAGTGGTTCTACGTCGTGTCGTTGACTCGCACCTTCGCAGTCAACAAtaatgcttcttcttcttcttcttctctcccgGGAAAGTCTTTTGCTTTAGGCTCGGTTCTCTGGCTCAACAACATGCACGAGCTCCAATTCTACAACTGCGAGAGATCAAACGAGGCGCAAGTGCACGGGATCGAAACGTTGATCTGCATCCCGACACAAAATGGCGTCGTCGAAATGGGATCCTACGACACCATCAAACAAAACTGGAACCTCGTACAGCACGTTAAGTCTCTCTTCATAACCCCTCCAGATCCGGTTCCTGTCGAAATCCTCGACGACCACACCATCTCCTTCGCCGACATCGGCATCGTTGCCGGAGTCCAAGAAACCAAAAAGCGGAGAATaaaccaaacacaaacacaaaaaccTCCCAGGAAAAACGACAACTATGTCAACTCCGAACACTCCGATTCGGATTGTCCCACGTTGCCAACCGCCACCACCCCGACAACCTCGGAGCCGAAGAAAAGAGGGAGAAAACCGATTCTCGGACGCGAGACTCCGGTAAACCACGTGGAGGCAGAGAGACAACGTAGGGAGAAGCTCAATCATCGATTCTATGCGCTTCGTGCTGTTGTTCCGAATGTTTCGAGGATGGACAAGGCTTCGCTGTTGTCGGACGCTGTCGCCTACATCAGCGAGCTGAAGGCGAAGATTGAGTACTTAGAGTCGCAGCAGCCGAGAGACAGTAGTAAAAAAGTGAAGACAGAAATGACGGATACTCTAGATAACCATAGCACCACGACAATATCGACAGTGGTGGATCAAAGCGGGCCTGAACCTAGATTGGGCCCAAGCCCGCTTGGTCTCGAGGTCGATGTGAAAATCGTGGGGCCCGATGCCATGGTTAGGGTACAATCAGAAAATGTGAACCACCCTGGGGCGAGGCTAATGGGTGCTTTGAGAGACCTAGAATTTCAGGTTCATCACGCTAGCATGTCTTGTGTTAACGATCTCATGCTTCAAGATGTGGTTGTTAAGCTTCCCAATGGAATGAGGAGTGAAGAGGGTCTTAAATCTGCGATTCTGATGAGGTTGGATCAGTGA
- the LOC114418276 gene encoding CDPK-related kinase 3-like translates to MGQCYGKTNLAPENDATAATTNTETTAVVAGSGDVPPSPLPAKDTPARASPWPSPFPHGGGGVTPSPARGTPRRFFRRPFPPPSPAKHIRASLAKRLGHAKAAPKEGPIPEEEAAAAAAAAEQTLDKSFGYGKNFGAKFEIGKEVGRGHFGHTCYAKGKKGELKDQPVAIKIISKAKMTTAIAIEDVRREVKILKALSGHKHLVKFHDAFEDANNVYIVMELCEGGELLDRILSRGGKYSEEDAKVIVLQILSVVAFCHLQGVVHRDLKPENFLYTSRSEDADMKLIDFGLSDFIRPDERLNDIVGSAYYVAPEVLHRSYSLEADIWSIGVITYILLCGSRPFYARTESGIFRAVLRADPNFDDLPWPTASAEAKDFVKRLLNKDYRKRMTAVQALTHPWLRDDSCPIPLDILVFKLVKAYLHATPFKRAAVKALSKALPEDQLPYLSAQFRLLEPNRDGHISLDNFKMALVRNATDAMRESRVLEIINAMEPLAYRKMDFEEFCAATISTHQLEAHDRWEDIASTAFEHFEREGNRLISVEELARELNLGPSAYSVLKDWIRNTDGKLSLLGYTKFLHGVTLRSSNPRQHR, encoded by the exons ATGGGCCAGTGCTACGGCAAGACCAATCTCGCGCCGGAAAATGACGCCACCGCGGCCACCACCAACACCGAGACCACCGCGGTTGTCGCCGGATCAGGCGACGTCCCGCCCTCTCCGCTGCCGGCCAAGGACACGCCCGCGCGGGCCAGCCCCTGGCCGAGTCCCTTCCCCCACGGCGGCGGTGGCGTGACGCCGTCACCGGCGAGGGGCACGCCGAGGAGGTTTTTCAGGCGGCCGTTCCCGCCGCCGTCTCCGGCGAAGCACATAAGGGCGTCTCTGGCAAAGCGGCTCGGGCACGCGAAGGCGGCGCCGAAGGAGGGGCCGATCCCAGAGGAGGAGGCGGCTGCGGCTGCGGCGGCGGCGGAGCAGACGCTGGATAAGAGCTTTGGGTATGGTAAGAATTTTGGGGCGAAATTCGAAATTGGGAAAGAAGTGGGGCGAGGGCATTTTGGTCATACTTGCTATGCTAAGGGGAAGAAGGGTGAACTCAAAGACCAGCCTGTTGCAATTAAAATCATTTCCAAGGCCAAG ATGACCACTGCAATAGCAATTGAAGATGTTCGCAGAGAGGTGAAGATATTAAAAGCTCTATCTGGCCATAAACATCTCGTCAAATTTCATGATGCTTTTGAGGATGCCAACAATGTGTACATAGTTATGGA ATTGTGTGAAGGTGGGGAGCTTCTTGACAGAATTTTGTCAAG ggGAGGAAAGTATTCTGAGGAGGATGCCAAGGTTATAGTTTTGCAGATCCTAAGCGTAGTTGCATTTTGTCATCTTCAAGGTGTTGTGCACCGTGACTTGAAACCTGAG AATTTCCTCTACACTTCGAGAAGTGAAGATGCTGACATGAAGTTGATTGATTTTGGTCTTTCTGACTTCATCCGACCAG ATGAGCGACTGAATGACATTGTTGGGAGTGCGTATTATGTTGCACCTGAGGTCCTTCACAGGTCATATAGTCTGGAAGCAGATATATGGAGTATTGGTGTTATTACCTATATCTTATTATGTGGAAGTCGACCTTTCTACGCACGGACAGAATCTGGAATTTTTCGTGCAGTGCTTAGAGCTGATCCTAACTTTGATGATTTACCTTGGCCTACTGCCTCTGCTGAGGCCAAGGACTTTGTGAAACGGCTCCTAAACAAAGACTACCGGAAAAGAATGACAGCTGTCCAAGCTCTAA CTCATCCTTGGTTGAGGGATGACAGCTGTCCCATCCCTTTAgatatattagtttttaaacTAGTGAAGGCTTATCTTCATGCAACACCATTCAAACGTGCAGCAGTGAAG GCCCTTTCAAAAGCCTTGCCAGAGGATCAATTGCCCTACCTTAGTGCACAATTCAGATTGTTGGAACCAAATAGAGACGGGCACATCTCCCTCGacaatttcaaaatg GCTCTTGTACGCAATGCAACTGATGCCATGAGGGAGTCAAGGGTTCTTGAGATCATAAATGCG ATGGAGCCACTTGCCTATAGAAAGATGGACTTTGAAGAATTTTGTGCAGCTACAATCAGCACACATCAATTGGAAGCACATGATAGGTGGGAAGATATTGCCTCAACTGCTTTTGAACATTTTGAGAGAGAAGGCAACCGTCTGATATCAGTTGAAGAATTAGCCAGA GAGTTGAATCTTGGGCCTTCAGCTTATTCAGTTCTCAAAGATTGGATAAGAAATACTGATGGAAAGCTTAGTTTACTTGGATATACAAAATTTTTGCATGGTGTGACTCTCCGTAGTTCAAACCCAAGACAACACCGGTAG
- the LOC114418278 gene encoding auxin-responsive protein SAUR32-like — translation MGIGEKSSSKSFNLHHREVKNKQQEFRGVPKGCMAIKVGQGEEQQRFVVPVIYINHPLFMQLLKEAEEEYGFDQKGTITIPCHVEEFRNVRGLIDRDKSLHHHHHHHHHVGCFGF, via the coding sequence ATGGGTATAGGGGAGAAGAGTTCGAGCAAGAGTTTCAATCTGCACCATCGTGAAGTGAAGAATAAGCAGCAAGAGTTCAGAGGGGTCCCAAAAGGGTGCATGGCAATCAAGGTTGGTCAAGGGGAAGAGCAACAAAGGTTCGTGGTGCCTGTGATTTACATCAACCACCCTCTCTTCATGCAGCTTCTGAAAGAGGCAGAGGAAGAGTATGGCTTTGACCAAAAGGGCACCATCACCATCCCTTGCCATGTTGAGGAATTCAGAAACGTTCGTGGCTTGATTGATAGGGACAAGTCCcttcatcaccaccaccaccaccaccaccatgttGGGTGCTTTGGCTTCTGA